In one window of Streptomyces griseus subsp. griseus DNA:
- the hrpA gene encoding ATP-dependent RNA helicase HrpA → MSTSFADLQSQLGQLSLRDANRLGRRLEGARRIRKPEARQSVLDEIAAEAGKAAERLATRAARLPALSYPEELPVSQKKDEILEAIRDHQVVIVAGETGSGKTTQIPKICMELGRGVRGMIGHTQPRRIAARTVAERVADELKTPLGETVGWKVRFTDQVNPESTYLKLMTDGILLAEIQTDRELLAYDTIIIDEAHERSLNIDFLLGYLARLLPKRPDLKVVITSATIDPERFARHFGEAPIVEVSGRTYPVEVRYRPLLEDDSEDSDRDQITAICDAVDELGHEAPGDVLVFLSGEREIRDTADALNKRNLRHTEVLPLYARLSHAEQHRVFQRHTGRRIVLATNVAETSLTVPGIKYVIDPGNARISRYSHRTKVQRLPIERISQASANQRKGRCGRTSDGICIRLYSEDDFTTRPEFTDPEILRTNLASVILQMTAAGLGDIEKFPFIDPPDHRNIRDGVQLLQELGALDPAEKDPKKRLTPLGRKLSQLPVDPRLARMVIEADKNGCAREVMVIAAALSIQDPRERPSEKQTQADQNHARFKDETSDFLAYLNLWAYIREQQKERGSSSFRRMCKQDYLNFLRIREWQDIYAQLRTVAKQMGITVEEPKAEASIPEQAVHTSLLAGLLSHIGLKDTEKNEYLGARSAKFAIFPGSALFKKQPRFVMSAELVETSRLWARVNAKVEPEWIEPLAQHLLKRTYSEPHWEKDQAAVMAYERVTLYGVPIIAQRKINFGRIDQEASRDLFIRNALVEGDWRTHHQFFHDNRKLLGEVEELEHRARRRDILVDDETLFDFYDRRIPEHIVSGAHFDSWWKNKKREEPDALDFERSMLINEKAGAVTKDDYPDSWRQGKLKFRVTYQFEPGADADGVTVHVPLQVLNQVTAEGFDWQIPGLREEVVTELIRSLPKPVRRHYVPAPNYAGKFLDRAVPLQEPLPQTLARELQRMVGVPVTADDFDLSRVPDHLKITFRIVDERRRKVAEDKDLEALKLQLRPKARQALSKAAAATAGPSGESIERSGLTEWTIGTLNKVFETRRAGQPVKAYPALVDQGGTVAVRLFDTEAEQQQAMWRGTRKLILLNIPVNPAKFASDRLTNQQKLALSRNPHGSVQALFEDCATAAADRLIAAHGGPAWDEKAFRTLYDKVRADLVDLTVRTIDQVQQILAAWQACERRLKSTNSLTLVANVADVREQLARLVPPGFVTATGLRRLPDLMRYLVAADRRLQQMPTAVQRDTTRMAKVHEMQDEYAWLLEQLPQGRPVGQEVLDVRWMIEELRVSYFAHALGTAFPVSDKRIVKAIDALAP, encoded by the coding sequence ATGTCTACTTCCTTCGCCGATCTCCAGTCCCAGCTCGGACAGCTCTCGCTCCGTGACGCGAACCGGCTCGGCCGGCGCCTCGAAGGAGCGCGCCGCATCCGCAAGCCCGAGGCCCGCCAGTCCGTGCTGGACGAGATCGCGGCCGAGGCGGGCAAGGCGGCCGAACGGCTCGCGACCCGCGCGGCCCGGCTGCCGGCCCTGTCGTACCCGGAAGAGCTGCCCGTCAGCCAGAAGAAGGACGAGATCCTGGAGGCGATACGCGACCACCAGGTCGTGATCGTCGCCGGTGAGACCGGGTCCGGGAAGACCACGCAGATCCCCAAGATCTGTATGGAGCTGGGGCGCGGCGTCCGGGGCATGATCGGCCACACCCAGCCCCGCCGGATCGCCGCCCGTACGGTCGCGGAGCGCGTCGCGGACGAGCTGAAGACGCCGCTGGGCGAGACCGTCGGCTGGAAGGTCCGCTTCACCGACCAGGTGAACCCGGAGTCGACGTATCTGAAGCTGATGACCGACGGCATCCTGCTCGCCGAGATCCAGACGGACCGCGAGCTGCTGGCGTACGACACGATCATCATCGACGAGGCCCACGAGCGGTCGCTGAACATCGACTTCCTGCTCGGCTATCTGGCCCGGCTGCTGCCCAAGCGCCCGGATCTGAAGGTCGTCATCACCTCGGCGACCATCGACCCGGAGCGGTTCGCGCGCCACTTCGGCGAGGCGCCGATCGTGGAGGTCAGCGGCCGGACGTATCCGGTGGAGGTCAGGTACCGCCCCCTCCTCGAGGACGACAGCGAGGACTCCGACCGCGACCAGATCACCGCGATCTGCGACGCCGTGGACGAGCTGGGCCACGAGGCCCCCGGTGACGTGCTGGTCTTCCTCTCCGGTGAGCGCGAGATCCGGGACACGGCGGACGCGCTGAACAAGCGGAACCTCCGGCACACCGAGGTGCTCCCCCTCTACGCGCGCCTCTCGCACGCCGAGCAGCACCGCGTCTTCCAACGCCACACGGGACGCCGCATCGTGCTGGCGACCAACGTGGCCGAGACCTCGCTGACCGTTCCCGGCATCAAGTACGTGATCGACCCGGGCAACGCCCGTATCTCCCGCTACAGCCACCGCACGAAGGTCCAGCGGCTGCCGATCGAGCGGATCTCCCAGGCCAGCGCCAACCAGCGCAAGGGCCGTTGCGGCCGTACCTCGGACGGCATCTGCATCCGGCTGTACTCGGAGGACGACTTCACCACCCGGCCGGAGTTCACCGACCCGGAGATCCTGCGGACCAACCTGGCCTCCGTCATCCTCCAGATGACCGCCGCCGGGCTCGGCGACATCGAGAAGTTCCCCTTCATCGACCCGCCGGACCACCGCAACATCCGCGACGGTGTGCAGCTCCTCCAGGAGCTGGGGGCGCTGGACCCGGCGGAGAAGGATCCGAAGAAGCGGCTCACCCCGCTCGGCCGCAAGCTCTCCCAGCTTCCCGTCGACCCGCGCCTGGCCCGCATGGTCATCGAGGCCGACAAGAACGGCTGCGCCCGCGAGGTCATGGTCATCGCCGCCGCGCTCTCCATCCAGGACCCGCGCGAGCGGCCCTCGGAGAAGCAGACGCAGGCCGACCAGAACCACGCCCGGTTCAAGGACGAGACCTCCGACTTCCTGGCGTATCTGAACCTCTGGGCCTACATCCGCGAGCAGCAGAAGGAGCGTGGCTCGTCCTCGTTCCGCCGGATGTGCAAGCAGGATTATCTGAACTTCCTGCGCATCCGCGAATGGCAGGACATCTACGCGCAGCTGCGCACGGTCGCCAAGCAGATGGGCATCACCGTCGAGGAGCCCAAGGCGGAGGCGTCCATCCCCGAGCAGGCGGTGCACACCTCGCTGCTGGCCGGGCTGCTGTCGCACATCGGGCTGAAGGACACCGAGAAGAACGAGTACCTGGGCGCGCGCAGCGCCAAGTTCGCGATCTTCCCGGGGTCGGCGCTGTTCAAGAAGCAGCCGCGGTTCGTGATGTCGGCGGAGCTGGTGGAGACCTCGCGGCTCTGGGCGCGGGTCAACGCCAAGGTGGAGCCCGAGTGGATCGAGCCGCTGGCGCAGCACCTGCTGAAGCGCACCTACAGCGAGCCGCACTGGGAGAAGGACCAGGCCGCGGTGATGGCGTACGAGCGGGTCACGCTCTACGGGGTGCCGATCATCGCCCAGCGCAAGATCAATTTCGGCCGTATCGACCAGGAGGCCTCGCGGGATCTGTTCATCCGCAACGCCCTGGTCGAGGGTGACTGGCGCACGCACCACCAGTTCTTCCACGACAACCGCAAACTCCTCGGCGAGGTCGAGGAGTTGGAGCACCGTGCCCGGCGCCGCGACATCCTCGTGGACGACGAGACGCTCTTCGACTTCTATGACCGGCGCATCCCGGAGCACATCGTCTCCGGGGCGCACTTCGACTCCTGGTGGAAGAACAAGAAGCGCGAGGAGCCGGACGCGCTCGACTTCGAGCGCTCCATGCTGATCAACGAGAAGGCCGGGGCCGTCACCAAGGACGACTACCCGGACTCCTGGCGGCAGGGGAAGCTCAAGTTCAGGGTGACGTACCAGTTCGAGCCCGGCGCCGACGCGGACGGTGTGACCGTCCACGTGCCGCTCCAGGTGCTGAACCAGGTCACCGCCGAGGGCTTCGACTGGCAGATCCCGGGGCTGCGCGAGGAGGTCGTCACCGAGCTGATCCGCTCGCTGCCGAAGCCGGTCCGCCGGCATTACGTCCCCGCGCCGAACTACGCCGGCAAGTTCCTCGACCGGGCCGTTCCGCTCCAGGAGCCGCTGCCGCAGACCCTGGCGCGGGAGCTCCAGCGCATGGTCGGCGTGCCGGTCACGGCGGACGACTTCGACCTCTCCCGGGTCCCGGACCATCTGAAGATCACGTTCCGGATCGTCGACGAGCGGCGCCGCAAGGTCGCCGAGGACAAGGACCTGGAGGCGCTCAAGCTCCAGCTGCGTCCGAAGGCCCGCCAGGCGCTCTCCAAGGCCGCCGCGGCGACCGCCGGGCCCTCCGGAGAGTCCATCGAGCGCTCGGGCCTCACGGAGTGGACGATCGGCACGCTGAACAAGGTCTTCGAGACGCGTCGGGCCGGGCAGCCGGTGAAGGCCTACCCGGCGCTGGTGGACCAGGGCGGCACCGTCGCCGTACGCCTCTTCGACACCGAGGCCGAGCAGCAGCAGGCGATGTGGCGCGGGACCCGGAAGCTGATCCTGCTGAACATCCCGGTCAACCCGGCGAAGTTCGCCTCCGACCGGCTCACCAACCAGCAGAAGCTGGCCCTGTCCCGCAACCCGCACGGCTCGGTCCAGGCCCTCTTCGAGGACTGCGCCACCGCCGCCGCCGACCGGCTGATCGCCGCGCACGGGGGCCCGGCGTGGGACGAGAAGGCGTTCCGGACGCTCTACGACAAGGTGCGCGCCGATCTGGTGGACCTGACCGTCCGCACGATCGACCAGGTGCAGCAGATCCTGGCCGCCTGGCAGGCCTGTGAGCGCCGCCTCAAGTCGACCAACAGCCTGACGCTGGTCGCCAACGTCGCCGACGTACGGGAGCAGCTGGCCCGTCTCGTACCGCCCGGTTTCGTCACGGCGACGGGGCTGCGGCG
- a CDS encoding DsbA family protein, producing the protein MPTPKNTKPSSRKPLLYGAVIVVAAGLLGFASYKATAPGGSSADTATGPVAEVSADPQQGVHPELAKLARRDADDKLAAGRADAPVVLIEYADFKCGYCGKFARDTEPELIKEYVEDGTLRIEWRNFPIFGEESENAARGAWAAGQQDRFWEFHAAAYAEGAKEKGFGKDRVKALAEEAGVKDLARFMKDLDGEAARAAVARDQEQGYGIGATSTPSFLINGRPIAGAQPKETFTQAIETAAEQAKTTAGSSSGTAGTTGDSAK; encoded by the coding sequence ATGCCCACGCCCAAGAACACCAAGCCCTCCTCCCGCAAGCCCCTCCTCTACGGCGCCGTGATCGTCGTCGCCGCCGGTCTCCTCGGCTTCGCCTCCTACAAGGCGACCGCACCCGGCGGCTCCTCGGCGGACACCGCCACCGGCCCGGTCGCCGAGGTCTCCGCCGACCCGCAGCAGGGCGTCCACCCGGAGCTCGCGAAGCTGGCCCGCCGCGACGCCGACGACAAGCTGGCGGCCGGCCGCGCCGACGCCCCCGTCGTCCTGATCGAGTACGCCGACTTCAAGTGCGGTTACTGCGGCAAGTTCGCCCGGGACACCGAGCCCGAGCTGATCAAGGAGTACGTCGAGGACGGCACCCTGCGCATCGAGTGGCGCAACTTCCCGATCTTCGGCGAGGAGTCCGAGAACGCCGCCCGTGGGGCCTGGGCCGCCGGGCAGCAGGACCGCTTCTGGGAGTTCCACGCGGCCGCCTACGCCGAAGGGGCGAAGGAGAAGGGGTTCGGCAAGGACCGGGTCAAGGCCCTCGCCGAGGAGGCCGGGGTCAAGGACCTGGCCCGTTTCATGAAGGACCTGGACGGCGAGGCCGCCCGCGCCGCCGTCGCCAGGGACCAGGAGCAGGGTTACGGGATCGGCGCCACGTCCACCCCGTCGTTCCTGATCAACGGCCGCCCGATCGCGGGGGCGCAGCCGAAGGAGACGTTCACGCAGGCCATCGAGACGGCGGCGGAACAGGCGAAGACCACCGCCGGGAGCTCCTCCGGCACGGCGGGCACCACCGGGGACTCCGCCAAGTGA
- a CDS encoding cytochrome c biogenesis CcdA family protein gives MSPDIGYFAAFLGGLLALVSPCSALLLPAFFAYSIDSTSRLLARTGIFYAGLATTLVPLGAAGSYAGRLFYGHRDALVTGAGWLIIVLGVAQIVGLGFASRRMAELSGRIRPTTAFSVYALGAVYGLAGFCAGPILGSVLTVAAVSGSPVYGGLLLAVYALGMAVPLFVLALLWERFDLGRRTWLRGRTVQLGGRFQLHTTSLLSGLFFIGLGVLFLVYDGTTALPGLLGVDSSFAVEQWAQRLGERVSDAVLLGAVVLVVLGVLGVRAWRRRVTDERAGEA, from the coding sequence GTGAGCCCGGACATCGGCTACTTCGCGGCCTTCCTCGGCGGGCTGCTCGCCCTGGTCAGCCCGTGCAGCGCGCTGCTGCTCCCGGCCTTCTTCGCGTACTCCATCGACTCCACCTCGCGCCTGCTGGCCCGTACCGGCATCTTCTACGCCGGTCTCGCCACCACCCTCGTCCCGCTCGGGGCGGCCGGTTCGTACGCGGGGAGGCTCTTCTACGGCCACCGCGACGCCCTGGTGACGGGCGCGGGCTGGCTGATCATCGTGCTCGGGGTCGCACAGATCGTCGGCCTGGGCTTCGCGTCGCGCCGTATGGCCGAGCTCAGCGGCCGCATCCGCCCCACCACCGCCTTCTCCGTCTACGCCCTGGGCGCGGTCTACGGCCTGGCGGGCTTCTGCGCGGGCCCGATCCTCGGCAGCGTCCTCACCGTGGCGGCGGTCAGCGGCAGCCCGGTCTACGGGGGCCTGCTGCTGGCGGTCTACGCGCTCGGGATGGCGGTCCCCCTCTTCGTACTCGCCCTGCTCTGGGAGCGGTTCGACCTGGGCCGCCGCACCTGGCTGCGCGGCCGGACCGTCCAGCTCGGCGGCCGATTCCAGCTGCACACGACCTCGCTGCTCTCGGGCCTGTTCTTCATCGGCCTGGGCGTGCTCTTCCTCGTCTACGACGGGACGACCGCGCTCCCCGGACTGCTCGGGGTCGACAGCTCGTTCGCGGTGGAGCAGTGGGCGCAGAGGCTGGGCGAGCGGGTGTCGGACGCGGTGCTGCTGGGGGCTGTGGTGCTGGTGGTGCTGGGGGTTCTCGGCGTACGGGCCTGGCGGCGACGCGTGACCGACGAGAGGGCCGGGGAGGCGTGA
- a CDS encoding ABC transporter substrate-binding protein gives MTVPRRPRLRPLAAALCLAVLALSSCANPPDAERPAAGSASAGDINKEAGLQRLRTERVDAIAAQVPRAVRDRGTLEIVTFAGLAPPLSFYATDNKTVIGMEPDLGRLVADVLGLKPRLHTVSWENMFVGLDSGKYDVAIANITDTEERKRTYDFASYRQDKVAFEGLKGSGLRVREPRDVAGLTVAVHPGTNQEKLITQWSAENERAGRKPSEIKFYQAQSDVYLALRSGRVDLYLGSNPSVAYHVADAGQTEVVGTYSGAGAGREGWIAATTRKDNGLAAPLAGAINALIDDGVYGKAVARWHLTEEAVTRSRINPPGLP, from the coding sequence ATGACTGTGCCCCGTCGCCCCCGCCTCCGCCCTCTGGCCGCCGCCCTGTGCCTGGCCGTCCTCGCCCTGTCCTCCTGTGCCAACCCCCCGGACGCCGAGCGCCCCGCCGCCGGCTCGGCGTCCGCGGGCGACATCAACAAGGAGGCGGGGCTCCAGCGGCTGCGCACGGAGCGGGTCGACGCGATCGCGGCACAGGTGCCCCGGGCCGTCCGGGACCGGGGGACGCTGGAGATCGTGACCTTCGCCGGGCTGGCCCCTCCGCTGAGCTTCTACGCCACCGACAACAAGACGGTCATCGGCATGGAGCCGGACCTCGGACGCCTCGTCGCCGACGTGCTGGGGCTGAAGCCCAGGCTGCACACGGTGTCCTGGGAGAACATGTTCGTCGGCCTGGACAGCGGCAAGTACGACGTGGCCATCGCCAACATCACCGACACCGAGGAGCGCAAGCGCACGTACGACTTCGCCTCCTACCGCCAGGACAAAGTGGCCTTCGAGGGGCTGAAGGGGAGCGGCCTGCGCGTGCGGGAACCCCGGGACGTGGCCGGGCTGACGGTCGCGGTCCACCCCGGTACCAACCAGGAGAAGCTGATCACCCAGTGGAGCGCGGAGAACGAGCGGGCGGGCCGCAAGCCCAGCGAGATCAAGTTCTACCAGGCCCAGAGTGACGTCTATCTGGCTCTGCGCTCCGGCCGGGTCGATCTGTACCTCGGCTCCAACCCCTCCGTGGCGTACCACGTGGCCGACGCCGGGCAGACCGAGGTGGTCGGCACCTACTCGGGCGCGGGCGCCGGGCGGGAGGGCTGGATCGCCGCCACGACCAGGAAGGACAACGGGCTGGCGGCCCCGCTGGCCGGTGCGATCAACGCGCTGATCGACGACGGCGTCTACGGCAAGGCGGTCGCCCGCTGGCACCTCACGGAGGAGGCGGTGACCCGCTCACGGATCAACCCGCCCGGCCTCCCGTAG